From the Lathyrus oleraceus cultivar Zhongwan6 chromosome 4, CAAS_Psat_ZW6_1.0, whole genome shotgun sequence genome, one window contains:
- the LOC127075704 gene encoding uncharacterized protein LOC127075704, with protein sequence MHINPPEPTHVTMEEAKELKVVIQSLEKENEELRLNLLRITEERDNHKWELGRKKTQLQANVERTDKEEYKRKRVKQGLDQAESCLNTVKSQLKEAERDCREKEKWWKLATKQKKEIRETLEAEIANLSVSLRESKEREERERRSKESDMAATQVTPEM encoded by the coding sequence ATGCATATAAATCCTCCAGAACCTACTCACGTCACTATGGAGGAAGCTAAAGAGCTCAAAGTTGTCATCCAAAGTttggaaaaagagaatgaagagctacggttgaaccttctccggattactgaagaaagggataatcataagtgggagcttgggcggaagaaaacacaacttcaagcaaatgtggAAAGGACTGATAAGGAGGAATATAAGAGAAAAAGAGTCAAACAGGGGTTAGATCAGGCTGAGAGCTGTTTGAATACCGTCAAAAGCCAACTAAAAGAGGCTGAGAGGGATTGTCGTGAGAAAGAGAAATGGTGGAAGCTCGCCACAAAACAAAAGAAGGAGATAAGAGAGACACTTGAGGCTGAGATAGCCAACCTCAGTGTTTCACTCCGTGAATCAAAAGAAAGGGAAGAACGAGAACGCCGCAGTAAAGAGAGTGATATGGCTGCTACTCAGGTTACACCTGAAATGTGA